ACTACGACTTCACCCTGGCGATGGCAGCCAACGTCCGCCGCGCCCTCGACGTGCTGCTCGCTCAGCCGAAGATCGACCCCGCCCGCGTGGCCATCGTCGGACACGACTTCGGCGCGATGTGGGGCTCGCTGGCGGCTGCCGACGACGCGCGCGTCACGCATCTGGTCTTCATGGCCGGCTCCCCCTCGTTCTCGACGTGGTATCTGTTCACGCCGAAGCGCGAGGGTGCGGAGAAAGACGCGTTCGTCGCCAGGCTGGCGCCCCTCGACCCGGCCAGGTCGATCGCCAGGTTCGCGCCGCGGCCGGTGCTCCTCCAGTTCGGTACCAACGACAAGTTCATCAAGAACGAGGATGCACGAGCGATGGCCGATGCGCTTTCCGGACCGAAGACGTTCAAGACCTACGACTTCGAACACGAACTCACCTTCCAGGCCCGCGTCGACCGCCTCGCGTGGCTCCGCGAACAGTTCAGCCTGGCGCGCTGACACGCGCCCGGGGCCGGCGCGAGCCGGACTAGAATTCCTACGTGCGCGGTGACAGCAGCAGCCCGTTTACCAGCAAGACGCTCAGTTTCCTGCGTTCGCTGAAGCGCAACAACCGGCGCGAGTGGTTCCACGCCCGCAAGGACCAGTATCAGGAACACGTCCACCAGCCGATGGTCGCCGTCATCGAACGCCTGGCGAACGATTTCCGGACGGTCGCTCCCGAGCTGATCGCCTCGCCCCGGCACTCGCTCTTCCGCGTCTATCGCGACACGCGGTTCAGCCACGACAAGCGGCCGCTGAAGACGCATGCGGCGGCGGTGTTTCGACCGAAAGACCTTCCCAAGCCGCAAGGGGCGGGCCTCTATTTCGAAGTCGCGCCGGACTGGGTGTGGATCGGCGGCGGCATGTGGCGTCCCGAGCCGCCCGAGCTCGTCCGGCTGCGCGCGCACATGGCCCGGACGTGGCCGCGGATCCGGACGATTAC
The window above is part of the Vicinamibacterales bacterium genome. Proteins encoded here:
- a CDS encoding alpha/beta fold hydrolase, with amino-acid sequence MRHAYVLAAAAALLQATTVGGQAPAATRLEPASVSVRQLTYAQPDGSRNSATLVTPAAAPAGVRPAILFLHWYEPPRPTSNRTEFLAEAVDLAGSGVVSLLIDTPWAREGWFQTRDAARDYDFTLAMAANVRRALDVLLAQPKIDPARVAIVGHDFGAMWGSLAAADDARVTHLVFMAGSPSFSTWYLFTPKREGAEKDAFVARLAPLDPARSIARFAPRPVLLQFGTNDKFIKNEDARAMADALSGPKTFKTYDFEHELTFQARVDRLAWLREQFSLAR
- a CDS encoding DUF2461 domain-containing protein — protein: MRGDSSSPFTSKTLSFLRSLKRNNRREWFHARKDQYQEHVHQPMVAVIERLANDFRTVAPELIASPRHSLFRVYRDTRFSHDKRPLKTHAAAVFRPKDLPKPQGAGLYFEVAPDWVWIGGGMWRPEPPELVRLRAHMARTWPRIRTITRAAAFRTRFGELQGNATTRVPRGYAADHPAADFLKFRQFHGGAEFPAAFAHSREFYPTLLATFKALMPLVRFLNAPLVAGHRENQLTLAAGMETEIRRRRAR